The nucleotide window TTTGCTGCGGCTGCCAACACCCGCCGTTGATCAAAGAGGTACGACTCCACCATTTGAATGGCAGAGGCTGCTGGTGAGTAAAATGCCGAGCCGTTTTTAAGAAGCGCAACAACCTCTCCACCAGCACCACGCACACGCTTCTCAATAGCATCGAGCCTATCAGCCTTAATCAGATTTCCAACAGGAACTCCGTTACAGGTAGTAAAGGAGCGCACCGGAACCATATCATCCCCATGCCCACCGAGCACGAAGGCTGATACCGACGCGACGGAAACGTTTAACTCGTCCGCAAGAAATGCCTGGTAACGGGCCGTATCGAGAACTCCAGCCATACCGACTACGCGATTAGCTGCAAATCCGGTCTCCTTTTGCATCAGGTAGACCATCGCATCGAGTGGGTTTGTAACCACAATAACAAAAGCCTCTGGAGCGTTCTCGCGAATACCCTTTGCAACGTTGCGCACGATCTCGGCGTTAGTCTTCACCAGATCATCACGACTCATTCCTGGTTTACGCGGCAGACCAGACGTAACGACA belongs to Pseudomonadota bacterium and includes:
- the mdh gene encoding malate dehydrogenase, with amino-acid sequence MRRRKIALIGAGQIGGTLAMLCGMRNLGDVVLFDVVEGMPQGKALDLSHLAPVFGLDFKITGTNNIADIAGADVCVVTSGLPRKPGMSRDDLVKTNAEIVRNVAKGIRENAPEAFVIVVTNPLDAMVYLMQKETGFAANRVVGMAGVLDTARYQAFLADELNVSVASVSAFVLGGHGDDMVPVRSFTTCNGVPVGNLIKADRLDAIEKRVRGAGGEVVALLKNGSAFYSPAASAIQMVESYLFDQRRVLAAAAKLNGEYGLKDLYIGVPVIIGRGGIEKVVEIELAEAERTALHESAERVKALLAIL